A genomic stretch from Plasmodium reichenowi strain SY57 chromosome 2, whole genome shotgun sequence includes:
- a CDS encoding exported protein (PHISTb): MKYYYRNNYCLSQNILDNKNIINCVNPMTMCSDNKYEEDEKQKGISLNISKCRYFLFPIVGILYIILLNILTFEGNISTNIQFKNTFKRNLSWKEPSLAEVRQRYERRSIYLGENFMSTAKNLLKRECKNEKSVFNKYSYLFANLFKDDSCYRFEISHYMLSGNSEYTNDLDLEINKQLVLLNNDNNSELRIHTIWHNVMNNEKRKFNSVNTYFNNNYLDLRKKYKTPFNYAKSTCDQCNEFFVVAKKYVENPLNKLFNKWYKNNVYLDANEFKVIVMACRLLWRKKAESLKKDGLLYLKEPFEALHRERKKIHEKGGNALKFKAQEFYEKNTDLVTYKGSRLLNSLKKVNLEVEYDDDDDDEAENEKKKQEKIKDHKKEEEDAYEDNEDYDDYDDYDEELYDKNGEVIVEGANEDQSYEYNYHYEEPYILTPELIEAIERAVERDVEREVERRSEKLIDDKWKRRLVQEIRDKPKKKVRFNS, encoded by the exons ATGAAGTACTATTATAGGAATAATTATTGTTTATctcaaaatatattagataataaaaatataataaattgtGTTAATCCAATGACCATGTGTTcagataataaatatgaagaagatgaaaaacaaaagggaatttctttaaatatatcaaaatgTAGATATTTTCTATTTCCTATTGTTGggatattatatataatccTATTG aatatattaacatttgAGGGAAATATATCCACTAATATACAGTTCAAGAATACATTTAAAAGGAATTTAAGTTGGAAAGAACCTTCCCTTGCTGAAGTTCGTCAGCGTTATGAAAGGAGATCAATATATTTAGGCGAAAATTTTATGAGTACAGCAAAGAATTTGTTAAAAAGGGAAtgtaaaaatgaaaaaagtgtatttaataagtattcatatttattcGCCAATTTATTCAAGGATGATTCATGCTATCGCTTTGAAATAAGTCATTATATGTTATCAGGAAATAGTGAATATACAAATGATTTAGATcttgaaataaataagcaacttgtattattaaataatgacAATAATAGTGAGCTTAGAATACATACTATTTGGCATAATGTAATGAATAAtgagaaaagaaaatttaattCAGTGAATacttattttaataataattatcttgatttaagaaaaaaatataaaacacCTTTTAATTATGCAAAATCAACGTGTGATCAATGTAATGAATTTTTTGTAGTAgctaaaaaatatgttgAAAATCCATTGAATAAgctttttaataaatggtacaaaaataatgtttATTTAGATGCAAATGAATTTAAGGTTATTGTAATGGCCTGTAGATTGTTATGGAGAAAAAAAGCTGaatctttaaaaaaagatggTTTGCTTTATCTGAAGGAACCGTTTGAAGCTCTACATCgtgaaagaaaaaaaattcatgAAAAGGGTGGAAATGCTTTAAAATTTAAGGCTCAAGAgttttatgaaaaaaatacagATTTAGTTACTTACAAAGGAAGTCGTTTATTGAATTCACTTAAAAAAGTAAATTTAGAAGTAGaatatgatgatgatgatgatgatgaagcagaaaatgaaaaaaaaaaacaagaGAAAATCAAAGACCATAAAAAAGAGGAGGAAGATGCATATGAAGATAATGAAGATTATGATGATTATGATGATTATGATGAAGAACTATATGACAAAAATGGGGAAGTTATTGTTGAAGGAGCAAATGAGGATCaatcatatgaatataattatcattatgaagaaccatatatattaaccCCTGAACTCATTGAAGCAATTGAAAGGGCAGTCGAAAGAGATGTTGAAAGAGAGGTTGAGAGAAGATCTGAGAAATTAATTGATGATAAATGGAAAAGAAGACTTGTACAAGAAATAAGAGATAAgccaaaaaaaaaagtaagATTTAATTCATAA
- a CDS encoding exported protein (hyp9) encodes MRSLKSCFFKHNWNICLLWIRVILSSSLLISLIFYNNVFNCKIKYGKSHTEDSFNLIKLRSLSEYNKNYDGEYYDILKLNIDNDKLKECAMRIHPEVELFGKESECFGENMNEVYIKLITDLKPDLINVNATSKKELLNEWDFIMNNFNGKNVEKIVEIKDETNDETDNETDDKKGIKKKKKKRGKPRIRYIAELVGYGTILVAGFPIILSLIVVGGFVWCVKGTKAARKYFNFFKKLIFKKLPF; translated from the exons atgaGAAGTTTAAAGTCTTGCTTTTTTAAACATAATTGGAacatatgtttattatGGATAAGAGTGATTTTAAGTAGTTCCCTTTTAATatctttaatattttataacaat gtttttaattgtaaaattaaatatggAAAAAGTCATACAGAAGATTCTTTCAATTTAATAAAACTGAGAAGCTTATctgaatataataaaaattacGATGGagaatattatgatatattaaaattaaatatagataatgataaattaaaagaatgTGCAATGAGGATTCATCCTGAAGTTGAATTGTTTGGAAAGGAGTCTGAATGTTTTGGGGAAAACATGAATgaagtatatataaaacttATAACTGATTTAAAACCTGATTTGATTAATGTAAATGCAACAAGTAAAAAGGAATTGCTAAATGAATGGgattttattatgaataattttaatgGAAAGAATGTTGAAAAAATCGTTGAAATAAAGGATGAAACAAATGATGAAACAGACAATGAAACAGATGATAAAAAAGgtataaaaaagaagaaaaaaaaaaggggAAAACCTCGGATAAGATATATTGCAGAGTTGGTTGGATATGGTACTATATTAGTAGCTGGTTTTCCTATTATATTATCTCTCATTGTTGTTGGAGGTTTCGTATGGTGTGTTAAGGGTACAAAGGCTGcaagaaaatattttaatttttttaaaaaattgatttttaaaaaattaccattttaa
- a CDS encoding exported protein (hyp11), protein MHILLNMCFHNDICTKTKCKKQLCNIFFFFTPFLYILTLKVDDKDKRKNIFKDYIYSILLLILLWRNNYSYNDNFYVKKSIKNTTREKKYMCQRIIVEKEDVIWKQDFKITLNEKSYERLDLPTEKQIPYSTCSEEIKKVHNLTVRVTEIWKLLLEQMEVKYLIKTDNMNHKWRDFMWESKWALYLENVYKFINDKLNEPHVSIVEKETFIQKWFINTSHDYNYFLNFVFERWKHKVKNVCEQYERKKYPSEDNFFKKRFLKFFKRK, encoded by the exons atgcatattttattaaatatgtgttttcataatgatatatgtacaaaaacaaaatgtaaaaaaCAATTGTgtaatatcttttttttttttacaccatttttatatattctaaCATTGAAAGTAGATGATAAggataaaagaaaaaatatatttaaagattatatttattctatacttttattaattttattatggAGAAATAATTATTCCTACAATGATAA CTTTTATGTGAAGAAAAGTATAAAAAACACTAcaagagaaaaaaaatatatgtgtcAAAGAATAATTGTTGAAAAAGAAGATGTTATATGGAAACAAGATTTCAAAATAACCTTAAACGAAAAAAGTTATGAGAGATTAGATTTACCTACTGAAAAACAAATACCATATTCTACATGTTCAGAAGAAATCAAAAAAGTTCATAATTTAACTGTAAGGGTAACAGAAATATGGAAACTATTATTAGAACAAATGGAAGTTAAATATTTGATTAAAACAGATAATATGAATCATAAATGGAGAGATTTTATGTGGGAAAGTAAATGGGCACTTTATTTAGAAAACgtttataaatttattaatgataaattaaatgaacCACATGTATCTATAGTTGAAAAGGAAACTTTTATTCAGAAATGGTTTATTAATACTTCTCatgattataattattttttaaattttgtttttgaAAGATGGAAACATAAAGTAAAAAATGTGTGCGAACAATATGAACGTAAAAAATATCCTTCAGAAGATAATTTCTTCAAAAAAAGATTTCTCAAATTTTTCAAAaggaaataa
- a CDS encoding liver stage associated protein 2, with protein sequence MWLCKRGLSVNDTTKCDVPCKDFYMLFLSNRKGKIKCGTFFGYIFLSKFMKLSISLLLLALIQNILLSNVSLISGSHLYKRNSRKFAEAYMKESGSEKNVYLSNKNKEMNMNQQSDNKMCDECDDINQPGDVNKNDKTSNDQANSSDSDCESLPFGLKPSDLNRKLTEEDLERMIIDLPGKLERKDMYLIWHYSHIFFRDKFNKMKNSLWSICGKLAHEHELPFKIKMKKWWKCCGHVTEELLIKEHEDFNSIYNYINNESSCREQFLIFLDMIKHSWTRFTMETFIKCKISLENSMGNVTN encoded by the exons atgtgGTTATGCAAAAGGGGACTGAGTGTTAATGATACAACTAAATGTGATGTTCCATGTAAAGATTTTTACATGTTATTTTTAAGTAATAGAAAAGGGAAAATTAAATGTGGAACATTTTTTGGTTATATCTTTTTAAGTAAATTTATGAAATTGTCAATTTCTCTTCTTTTACTTGCATTAATTCAG AATATACTATTAAGCAATGTTTCTTTAATTTCTGGATCACACTTATATAAGAGAAATTCAAGAAAATTTGCTGAGGCATATATGAAGGAATCTGGAtcagaaaaaaatgtatatctttcaaataaaaataaagaaatgaaTATGAACCAACAATcagataataaaatgtgtGATGAGTGTGATGATATAAATCAACCAGGAgatgtaaataaaaatgacaAAACATCAAATGATCAAGCAAATTCAAGTGATTCAGATTGTGAATCCTTACCATTTGGATTAAAACCTTCAGATTTAAATAGAAAACTTACAGAAGAAGATTTAGAAAGAATGATAATAGATTTACCAGGAAAATTAGAAAGGAAAGATATGTATTTAATATGGCATTATAgtcatatttttttcagagataaatttaataaaatgaaaaattcGTTATGGAGTATTTGTGGGAAATTAGCTCATGAACATGAGTTACCATTcaaaattaaaatgaaGAAATGGTGGAAATGTTGTGGTCATGTTACAgaagaattattaataaaagagCATGAAGATTTtaattctatatataattatattaataatgaatcATCATGTCGTGAAcaatttcttatatttcTTGATATGATAAAGCATTCATGGACAAGATTTACTATGGAGacttttattaaatgtaaGATTTCTTTAGAAAATAGCATGGGAAATGTTACTaactaa
- a CDS encoding EMP1-trafficking protein, putative has protein sequence MLNKDNRKIHNAHISRYVGYGKREINNTFFSKSYKLFFSNKKYEYSKDEEKKNIYPLSLKLLILTVFICILQFSNNNGYFEKYVNKNSGNDNEYYFNIKYNRSLAELKKRIGAIREMINNDSLGTVFKNHLPLPASITKGDSEAEEGGNDSCNTSEKAVSSSNDDNNTKDEGNDKRKLKGIYKVKNLMGLSKICGNKSGKSNLQLQKALDILEVIFEQVSKALPFILPFVPPFMVYKYGYAKTYVMLYTFNLIHAMFKWAILLRNMLMKSKQRRNEALREQDNNLNIQNQ, from the exons ATGCTGAATAAAGATAATAGGAAAATTCATAACGCACATATTAGTAGATATGTAGGATATGGGAAAAgagaaataaataatactttttttaGCAAATCCTATAAGTTgtttttttcaaataaaaaatatgaatattcaaaagatgaagaaaaaaaaaatatataccctttatcattaaaacttttaatattaacagtttttatatgtatattgcaattttctaataataat GGATATTTCGAAAAGtatgttaataaaaattcaggaaatgataatgagtattattttaatataaaatataatagatCCTTAGcagaattaaaaaaaagaatcGGTGCTATAAGAGAAATGATAAATAACGATTCCTTAGGTACCGTTTTTAAAAATCATTTACCATTACCTGCAAGTATAACTAAAGGAGATTCTGAAGCAGAAGAAGGTGGTAATGATTCATGTAATACATCAGAAAAAGCTGTAAGTTCTTcaaatgatgataataatacaaaagaTGAAGGAAATGATAAACGCAAATTAAAAGGAATTTATAAAgttaaaaatttaatgGGATTATCAAAGATATGTGGGAATAAATCAGGTAAATCGAATTTACAATTACAAAAAGCTTTGGATATATTAGAAGTAATTTTTGAACAAGTTTCAAAAGCATTACCTTTTATATTACCTTTCGTTCCTCCATTTATGGTTTATAAATATGGATATGCAAAAACGTATGTAATgttatatacatttaattTGATTCATGCTATGTTTAAATGGGCTATTTTATTGAGAAATATGTTAATGAAAAGTAAACAACGCAGAAATGAAGCACTTAGGGAACAAGATAAcaatttaaatatacaaaacCAATAA
- a CDS encoding exported protein (hyp10) has translation FCLEQITHNKSNNFNIINGTHRRLLAEPHKTHLLKNHSGENSLTQPIVNKLGENNTKCRKKSPSCTSNDDIYQEHDSKMKQIICKNEKNIKSWFQKFHKKSPRNKLKTIMKIFLIFLFWELALIYYFFRYIYKKIKKHFHTD, from the coding sequence tTCTGCCTTGAACAAATAACtcataataaaagtaataattttaatattataaatggAACACATAGGAGATTACTAGCCGAACCACACAAAACACATTTATTGAAAAACCATTCAGGAGAAAATTCATTGACACAACCAATAGTTAATAAATTAGgagaaaataatacaaaatgTCGTAAAAAATCACCTTCATGTACATCAAATGATGATATTTATCAAGAACATGATAGTAAAAtgaaacaaataatatgtaaaaatgaGAAGAATATTAAATCTTGGTTTCAAAAATTTCATAAGAAATCACCTCGTAATAAACTAAAAACAATcatgaaaatttttttaatattccttttttgGGAGCTTGctttaatttattatttctttcgttatatatataaaaaaattaaaaaacaTTTCCATACAGATTAA
- a CDS encoding DnaJ protein, putative: MKCKRNVFFSKSLKFGHISIFIFGILCGAINKLFINDVNSYYSVSNSIIYERQLSEKDNLSNSLQQNGEPVVIGQFFSLPNEKSFIISDDIFIDEEQSIVNFIDNIIEGLEQYMLWNNYMVIPHMKQYPPVFNNDKDIELNNKVDNLERNGEDIITGTEKLWLEIMKNEKNKFASLKCKLFNQYNKFKNKHNIPKEQYAKGCNLCKKLIEIGEKNLELKLNSVFYEWYDKKVICVEDFRRKIERCRIAWKALSNKIQYLCNKIIINCLDKIKYINEMKIMKAKKKDVKVVEKPETKKKQEENLSMVEGLNCFEENHKIICIKNNDLIIGCENVDNQGCPLVNNIINSSSINYYEKMRDGLYHDDEEYDALVTDDDLIFEMFDENKEDDIIEESENNESDEDESIIEEFGEAHEAVAISSSEVVDDEFTTNEDIGSEERYSLDKEANRLLFKNDIYNIWFSDLSNMYVDTTYYDILKVHPTSELSEIKSSYYNLALKYNPESNLGNDEALRKFRDINEAYQILSFDQRRMNYNKYGLDATKDMLLIDPSIFYVKMLSIEKFYDYIGTTQIESFLKVLSEKNIALHELEHRLEDIMNLMHEQQEVREVKIALYLRNKLQPYVDGDDQWKKHMEEEVKKLNKSIFGTFFLKSIGWTYTNLTQCYREENGHSFGVNLKLANMEFENRNKKNQLKVSKSMRNFLSIIKEYIPRNENITGLVKKIEYLKSENDIENNISNVNEKSSSNDNSSDDENENSNENSKGHKLLSDNEKRKVLHFMIKNMKNVVKGDIELTIRYAAEKVLFDEDVDKETQLKRVEALEILGNIMKTCSKENKNWKNDQEADIENIIEKVINVSKMVNNE, encoded by the exons ATGAAATGCAAAAgaaatgtttttttttctaaatcATTAAAATTTGGACACATTtccatatttatatttggAATACTATGTGGTGCAATAAAT aaattatttataaatgatGTAAATTCCTATTATTCAGTTAGTAatagtataatatatgaaagaCAATTAAGCGAAAAAGACAACTTATCAAATTCACTTCAACAAAATGGGGAACCTGTAGTTATAGGacaatttttttcattacCAAATGAGAAATCGTTTATTATTTCagatgatatatttattgatGAAGAACAATCAATTGTGAATTTtattgataatataattgAAGGTTTAGAACAATATATGTTATGGAATAATTACATGGTAATTCCGCATATGAAACAGTATCCACCTGTTTTCaataatgataaagatatagaattaaataataaagttGATAATTTAGAAAGAAATGGAGAAGATATTATAACTGGAACGGAAAAATTGTGGTTagaaataatgaaaaatgaaaaaaataaatttgcTTCATTAAAGTGTAAACTATTTaatcaatataataaatttaaaaataaacataatatacCAAAAGAACAGTATGCAAAAGGATGTAATTTATGCAAAAAACTTATTGAAATTGGAGAGAAGAATCTTGAATTGAAATTAAATAGTGTATTTTATGAATGGTATGATAAAAAAGTTATCTGTGTTGAAGATTTTAGAAGAAAAATTGAGAGATGTCGAATAGCTTGGAAAGCTTTATCTAACAAAATTCAATATTTATGcaataaaattataattaattgtttagataaaattaaatatataaatgaaatgaaaataatgaaagcaaaaaaaaaagatgtAAAAGTGGTAGAAAAGCCCGAAACTAAAAAGAAACAAGAAGAAAATCTTTCTATGGTGGAAGGTTTGAATTGTTTTGAAGAGaatcataaaataatttgtatCAAGAATAATGATTTAATTATTGGATGTGAAAATGTAGATAACCAAGGATGTCCTTTAGTAAATAACATTATTAATAGTTCGTctataaattattatgaaaaaatgaGAGATGGTTTATATCATGACGATGAAGAATATGATGCGCTTGTTACAGATGATGACTTGATATTTGAAATGtttgatgaaaataaagaagatGATATAATAGAAGAGTctgaaaataatgaatcAGATGAAGATGAATCTATAATAGAAGAATTTGGAGAAGCACATGAAGCAGTTGCAATAAGTTCCTCTGAGGTAGTTGATGATGAATTTACAACAAATGAAGATATAGGATCAGAAGAAAGGTATTCTTTGGATAAGGAAGCAAAtagattattatttaaaaatgacatatataacatttgGTTTTCTGATTTATCAAATATGTATGTCGATACAACATActatgatatattaaaggTACATCCTACTTCTGAATTGAGTGAAATTAAGAGTagttattataatttagctttaaaatataatccAGAAAGTAATTTAGGTAATGATGAAGCATTAAGAAAATTTAGGGATATAAATGAAGCATATCAAATATTATCTTTTGACCAAAGAAGGatgaattataataaatatggaTTAGATGCTACAAAAGATATGTTATTAATAGATCCttctatattttatgtGAAAATGTTAAGTATAGAAAAGttttatgattatattgGAACTACGCAAATAGAATCATTTCTAAAAGTATTAtctgaaaaaaatatagcTTTGCATGAATTAGAACATAGACTTGAAGACATTATGAATTTGATGCATGAGCAACAAGAAGTACGAGAAGTTAAAATAGCCTTAtatttaagaaataaattacAGCCATATGTAGATGGAGATGACCAATGGAAAAAACATATGGAAGAAGAAgtgaaaaaattaaataaatcaatatttggtactttttttttaaaatcgATAGGATGGACATATACAAATCTTACTCAATGTTATCGGGAAGAGAATGGACATTCATTTGGAGTAAACTTAAAATTGGCTAACATGGAATTCGAAAACaggaataaaaaaaatcaacTAAAAGTATCAAAATCTATGAGGAACTTCTTGTCTATAATTAAGGAATATATACCTCGGAATGAAAACATAACTGGTCTTGTTAAAAAGATAGAATATTTGAAGAGCGAAAATGatattgaaaataatataagcaatgttaatgaaaaatcttctagtaatgataattcaagtgatgatgaaaatgaaaatagTAATGAAAATAGTAAAGGTCATAAGCTACTAAGCGATAACGAAAAGAGAAAAGTTTTACATTTTATGATaaagaatatgaaaaatgtaGTTAAGGGTGATATTGAACTAACAATTAGGTATGCTGCTGAAAAGGTTTTATTTGATGAAGATGTTGATAAGGAAACACAATTAAAAAGAGTTGAGGCATTGGAAATTTTAGgaaatataatgaaaacTTGTTCAAAAGAGAATAAAAATTGGAAAAACGATCAGGAAGCTgatattgaaaatattattgaaAAAGTAATAAATGTTTCAAAAATGGTTAATAATgaatga